The Microcystis panniformis FACHB-1757 region CGGGGCTGCCGCGGTCCTATTCACCTACAAAACCCCCAAACGCACCTATAAAGTCCTCTATACCGGCGATTTTTCCCTATCTAATTTTCAACTGGTGGAAGGATTATCGATCGATCTGCTGCGGGGAGTATCCCCCGATGTGCTGATTATTGAAGGCAGTTACGGCACAGAGCGCCATCCCCACCGACGACAGCAGGAAAAACAGTTGATGAATCGCATCTATCATGCGATCGCTGAGGGACAAAATGTCCTACTACCCGTCCCCGCTTTGGGATTGGGTCAAGAAATTTTAAAATTACTGCGATCGCACCACCAATTCACAGGTCGCGACATTGATATCTGGGTTGGGGGCAAGATCGCTAAAGCCTGCGATGCCTACCTAGAAATTTTACCGCAATTTCCCGCATCTGTCCAGAATTTTGCCAAACATCAGCCCTTATTTTGGGATGAGCGCATCTGTCCCCGGTTGCGAAAGTTGCCAGAAAAACCGACACCTCTAGGGGGAACCACTCCGATAATTTTACTAATCGATCGCCTAGAGGAGGTGAGTAAATATCTGCAAGGGGATAAACCTTGGTTAATCTTAGTTCCCCAACACCTGCACGATATCAACCTGGAGAATCCCCGATTAAAAGCGGCACAGCGTTCGCGATTAATTAGCCAAGAAACCTATCTACTCGCGGAACATAGCGATAGTCGCAACACCACCCAACTAATCCATAACCTGCGACCGCAGCATATCATGTTCGTCCATGGCTCGCCCCTATATCTAGCGGATTTGACCAGTTTAGAAGAATTACAAAGCCGTTATCAACTCCATTCCCCGGCCGTGGGAACTCTGGTGGAATTGCCTATTGGCGATCGCTTTATGCAACCGACACCCCCGGCCCCCAGCCACTATGAGGGAGAATTAAATGAATCGGATTCGACCATCACTATCACCTTACCAGAGCCGATCACCCGGGATCCCCGGTGGAGTAATTTCGCCGATACGGGACTGGTGGAAGCGCGCTGGCAAGGGGAAGAATTATTATTGCGGGGAGTCTCCCAACGGGAATTATTAAGCGAGAGTCCCAATCGCATCACCAAAGCTTTAGAGGAGATGGATTGCTGTCGTGTCTGTGTCCACTACAAAAGTCAGCGCTGTTGGAATCCCGCTTCTCCCCTCTACGGTTTTAAAGTGGTTCCCGAAGGCTATTGTCCCGTTTTTGAGGCCAATATATAATAATTAGGGAGGCACAATTATTTGTAGGATGGGTTAGCGGTAGCGTAACATAATCGGGCGTTGGGTTTCATGCTTCAACCCAACCTACGTTTATCTTATATTTAAGTAGGGAGGCACAATTATTTGTAGGATGGGTTAGCGGTAGCGTAACATAATCGGGCGTTGGGTTTCATGCTACGTTCATCTTATATTTAATTCCACCCACCTACTTAATTCCACCCACCTACTTAATTAGGGCTGGCTGAAAAAGTTTCAGGGTTAGGAGTCAGTATTCCTGGATTTGCTCCATACAGAAATACTAAAAAATTAACAAAACCCTTATGAAGATTTTAACTCAGGCTCTGTAAGACTTTCCATAGCTAGTATAATACTGGGGGGGAGGTTCAGAAATAAAAGCATGAAAACTGACACGATTTTTTATCAACTCTTTCAATCATTCCCCTCTATCTTCTTTGAATTAATTCAACTCCCTATCAACGAAGCCAATAACTACCGCTTTGACTCAGTGGAAGTCAAACAACTTTCCTTTCGTCTTGATGGAGTCTTTCTGCCGCAAAATAATCACCCCCAGACTCCTATCTACTTCTGTGAGGTACAATTTCAAGAAGATGAGGCTTTTTATCAGCGCTTTTTCACTGAAATCTTCTTATATCTCAGTAAAACTAACTTAACCAATGATTGGCGGGGTGTGATTGTCTATCCTAACCCTCAAGTAGAAACCGATAAAGTTCAACGCTATCGGGAACTCCTCAACTGCGAGCGAGTGAGACGGATTTATCTGAATGAATTAGAAAACACTCCTCAAACTTCGATTGGTTTAGCCACAGTGCAATTAATCACCCTATCTAAAGCAAAAGCGCTTGATAGCACCCGAAAATTAATCCAAAGAGTGCGGGAAGAATTAACCCCCGACCAAAAACCGCAAGAACTCTTACAATTAATAGAGACGATTCTCGTTTATAAGTTACCGCTTCTCAATCGTCGGGAGATAGAAACTATGTTTAGTTTAGATGAATTAAAACAAACTCAGTATTTTCAAGATGTGCGCGAGGAAGCGCGTCAGGAAGGTCGTCAGGAAGGTCGCGAGGAAGGTCGTCAGGAAGGCATTGAGCAAGGCATTGAGCAAGGCATTGAGCAAGGCATTGAGCAAGGCATTGAGCAAGGCAGACTAAACAAAGCACTAGAGGCGGTCCCTCGTTTGTTAGCCTTAGGGTT contains the following coding sequences:
- a CDS encoding MBL fold metallo-hydrolase, encoding MVQRSTAVWGSKSLLSCLPFGVGHASEGVCLLLKIGPYRILLDCGLADMQPLTQNKKPPVDLVFCSHAHSDHIRGLMALHQTYPQLPVYASEVTVQLLPLQWPDSAEEIGSFCQGWPWRSPFALFDDLTVEIFPAGHLPGAAAVLFTYKTPKRTYKVLYTGDFSLSNFQLVEGLSIDLLRGVSPDVLIIEGSYGTERHPHRRQQEKQLMNRIYHAIAEGQNVLLPVPALGLGQEILKLLRSHHQFTGRDIDIWVGGKIAKACDAYLEILPQFPASVQNFAKHQPLFWDERICPRLRKLPEKPTPLGGTTPIILLIDRLEEVSKYLQGDKPWLILVPQHLHDINLENPRLKAAQRSRLISQETYLLAEHSDSRNTTQLIHNLRPQHIMFVHGSPLYLADLTSLEELQSRYQLHSPAVGTLVELPIGDRFMQPTPPAPSHYEGELNESDSTITITLPEPITRDPRWSNFADTGLVEARWQGEELLLRGVSQRELLSESPNRITKALEEMDCCRVCVHYKSQRCWNPASPLYGFKVVPEGYCPVFEANI
- a CDS encoding Rpn family recombination-promoting nuclease/putative transposase, with translation MKTDTIFYQLFQSFPSIFFELIQLPINEANNYRFDSVEVKQLSFRLDGVFLPQNNHPQTPIYFCEVQFQEDEAFYQRFFTEIFLYLSKTNLTNDWRGVIVYPNPQVETDKVQRYRELLNCERVRRIYLNELENTPQTSIGLATVQLITLSKAKALDSTRKLIQRVREELTPDQKPQELLQLIETILVYKLPLLNRREIETMFSLDELKQTQYFQDVREEARQEGRQEGREEGRQEGIEQGIEQGIEQGIEQGIEQGRLNKALEAVPRLLALGLSVEQVASALELEVKQVRAMQKGT